In the genome of Acetonema longum DSM 6540, one region contains:
- a CDS encoding DUF871 domain-containing protein — MKQLGISVYRNGAPLENTLAYIDLAGQYGFKRIFTCLISAADRDPQDVMAEFKQMTSVAKKHGMEVIADVDPSIFRAVGANYHDLSFFYELGLQGIRLDLGFSGMEESIMTFNPYGLKVELNASNGTKYLDTVLSYKPNVDHILGCHNFYPHVYTGLGYEHFKKCSKHFKEHGIRTAAFVNSSAAEFGPWPVSEGLCTLEMHRGLPIETQVKHLLATGLIDDIIIANAFASEAELKSVSMVNKDMLEFSVELEKDIPALERTIVLDEFHFNRGDVSEYVIRSTQSRVKYKGRHFPPFHTPDLQRGDILIESSLYDRYAGELHIALQSMKNSGKTNVVGRIVDEEVFLLDLLEPWAKFKFRVKE; from the coding sequence ATGAAACAGTTAGGAATATCAGTATACCGGAATGGCGCACCGCTGGAGAATACCTTAGCCTATATCGATTTGGCCGGCCAATATGGTTTTAAGCGCATCTTCACGTGTTTAATTTCCGCAGCGGACAGAGACCCGCAGGATGTCATGGCTGAGTTTAAACAGATGACGTCTGTAGCTAAAAAACATGGCATGGAAGTTATTGCGGATGTTGATCCCTCTATATTCAGGGCTGTTGGAGCAAACTACCATGATTTATCTTTCTTTTACGAATTAGGATTGCAGGGTATTCGTTTGGATCTTGGATTCAGCGGGATGGAAGAATCGATTATGACCTTTAATCCCTATGGGCTAAAGGTAGAATTAAATGCCAGCAACGGGACCAAATACTTAGATACGGTGCTGTCCTATAAGCCCAATGTGGACCATATTTTAGGATGCCATAACTTTTATCCGCATGTTTATACCGGATTGGGTTATGAACATTTCAAGAAATGCAGTAAGCATTTTAAAGAACACGGCATCCGCACGGCGGCGTTTGTTAACTCTTCCGCCGCCGAATTTGGGCCATGGCCGGTCTCAGAGGGGCTTTGCACCTTGGAGATGCACCGCGGATTGCCCATTGAAACACAGGTCAAACATCTGTTGGCTACGGGGCTGATTGATGACATCATAATTGCCAACGCGTTTGCCTCGGAAGCGGAACTCAAGAGCGTAAGCATGGTGAACAAGGACATGTTGGAATTCAGCGTGGAACTGGAAAAAGATATTCCAGCTTTGGAGCGGACAATCGTTCTGGATGAGTTTCACTTTAACCGCGGCGACGTTTCAGAATACGTGATTCGATCAACCCAATCCCGGGTCAAGTATAAAGGCCGGCACTTTCCGCCCTTTCATACGCCGGATCTGCAGCGCGGCGATATTTTAATCGAATCGTCGCTCTATGACCGCTATGCCGGGGAATTGCATATTGCGCTGCAGAGCATGAAAAACAGCGGCAAGACCAATGTAGTCGGCAGAATTGTGGATGAAGAGGTATTCCTGCTGGACTTGCTGGAACCCTGGGCGAAATTCAAATTCCGGGTCAAGGAATAG
- a CDS encoding PTS lactose/cellobiose transporter subunit IIA produces the protein MEEVAVKIILESGDARSCAMEAIQCAKSKDFAKAKELMEQCNEKISRAHVVQTGLIQAEASGKKTELSVLLIHAQDHLMTSITVKDLANEIIELYTHVHHR, from the coding sequence ATGGAAGAGGTCGCAGTTAAAATTATATTGGAGAGCGGTGATGCGAGGAGTTGCGCAATGGAAGCAATTCAATGCGCGAAGTCCAAAGACTTTGCAAAAGCAAAGGAGCTTATGGAGCAATGCAACGAAAAGATCTCCAGAGCTCATGTCGTGCAAACCGGTTTAATCCAAGCTGAGGCAAGCGGAAAAAAAACAGAATTATCGGTACTGCTTATTCATGCCCAAGACCATCTTATGACTTCGATTACTGTAAAAGATCTTGCTAACGAGATCATTGAATTATATACCCATGTTCATCATCGATAG
- the celB gene encoding PTS cellobiose transporter subunit IIC, translating to MGTVISFLEKYFVPVAAKFGAQRHLVAIRDGFVAIMPLLTVGALAILINSFPVTAYQEFMTKIFGESWKSFGGNVWTGSYAIMSLVVVFSVSYSLAKSYEADGMAAGLVAFGALLMLYSGSEKDWAIPFSYLGAQGLFVALFAAIVSTEIFVKLMGNSKLVIKMPEAVPPAVAKSFAALIPSMVVIMLFALIQCILTAAGVTNLHEAIFKAIQAPISGFADQLGSAIFVAFLIHILWFFGLHGSNIILPLTNAVYLPNINNNIAAFQAGQSIPHIVTPPFFDAFVWMGGAGTTFSLVAALMIAAKRRDMKDITKLTAAPALFNINEPMLFGLPICLNPIYLVPFVLTPILLTITSYLAIAAGIVPRTIAMMPWTTPPVIGGFLVTGSVMGGLLALINIVIGILIYLPFVILAQSQGDKKDRDQVSKAETTSVKG from the coding sequence ATGGGTACGGTTATTAGTTTTTTAGAGAAATATTTTGTTCCCGTTGCGGCGAAATTCGGGGCACAACGGCATTTGGTCGCAATACGGGACGGTTTTGTCGCGATTATGCCATTGCTCACGGTGGGAGCGTTAGCCATTCTGATTAACAGTTTTCCGGTGACGGCATATCAAGAGTTTATGACCAAGATTTTCGGAGAATCCTGGAAAAGCTTTGGCGGCAATGTATGGACAGGCAGCTATGCAATTATGTCTTTGGTGGTCGTTTTTAGTGTAAGCTACAGTCTGGCCAAATCTTACGAAGCCGACGGAATGGCGGCAGGCTTGGTCGCCTTTGGCGCATTGCTTATGCTATACAGCGGTTCGGAAAAAGATTGGGCGATCCCCTTTAGCTACCTGGGAGCGCAAGGCTTGTTTGTGGCCCTGTTTGCTGCGATCGTTTCAACGGAAATCTTTGTGAAACTGATGGGCAATTCCAAACTGGTTATTAAAATGCCGGAAGCGGTTCCCCCCGCTGTGGCAAAATCCTTTGCCGCTTTAATTCCTTCGATGGTTGTCATCATGTTGTTTGCTCTGATTCAATGCATCCTTACCGCTGCGGGTGTAACCAATCTGCATGAAGCGATCTTTAAAGCGATTCAGGCGCCTATTTCCGGCTTCGCCGATCAGCTGGGCTCCGCGATATTTGTAGCGTTCCTTATTCATATCCTATGGTTCTTTGGCCTGCATGGCTCAAACATCATACTGCCGCTGACGAATGCGGTTTACCTGCCGAACATCAATAACAATATTGCGGCGTTTCAAGCCGGGCAATCCATTCCTCATATTGTAACTCCGCCCTTTTTCGATGCGTTTGTTTGGATGGGCGGCGCAGGAACAACGTTTAGTCTGGTAGCTGCCTTGATGATCGCGGCGAAGCGGCGGGATATGAAAGATATCACGAAACTTACCGCTGCACCGGCGTTATTTAACATCAATGAACCCATGCTATTCGGGTTGCCGATTTGTCTGAATCCGATTTATCTTGTACCCTTCGTACTTACGCCGATCTTGCTGACCATTACCAGCTATCTTGCCATTGCCGCCGGAATTGTTCCGAGAACAATAGCAATGATGCCCTGGACGACTCCCCCGGTTATCGGCGGTTTCTTGGTTACCGGTTCGGTGATGGGCGGCTTGCTGGCTTTGATTAATATTGTGATTGGCATACTGATTTATTTACCATTTGTTATTCTTGCGCAGAGCCAAGGAGATAAAAAAGACCGGGACCAGGTGTCCAAGGCAGAAACGACGAGCGTCAAAGGATAG
- a CDS encoding PTS sugar transporter subunit IIB: MVRIMLVCSSGMSTSLLVCKMNTVAVKEGIQAKVTAIAEADLKNNMNNMDVLLLGPQVKFLLTKLKDLLEPKGVPVDVIDFSDYGTMNGKNVLEHALRLVKDKAL, encoded by the coding sequence ATGGTCAGAATCATGCTGGTATGCTCGTCGGGGATGTCTACCAGTCTTTTAGTTTGCAAAATGAATACCGTAGCGGTCAAAGAAGGAATTCAAGCCAAGGTTACCGCCATTGCCGAGGCAGACTTGAAGAATAACATGAATAATATGGATGTTTTGCTGTTAGGACCGCAAGTGAAATTTTTGCTGACTAAGCTGAAAGACCTGTTGGAACCAAAGGGGGTTCCTGTGGATGTTATCGATTTTTCCGATTATGGAACGATGAACGGGAAAAATGTCTTGGAACACGCCCTGCGTTTAGTCAAAGACAAGGCGCTGTAG